From a single Bacillus gobiensis genomic region:
- a CDS encoding 8-oxo-dGTP diphosphatase yields the protein MQRVTNCLLTSEDKALLLQKPRRGWWVAPGGKMESGETVRDSVIREYREETGLFLTNPILKGVFTFIIKNGNQVVSEWMMFSFVSDSYTGKALQESEEGILKWHGLKEIKNLPMAPGDLHILDYLLKGNGLLHGSFTYTPDFELLSYRLDPQG from the coding sequence TTGCAAAGAGTGACCAATTGTTTACTTACATCAGAAGATAAAGCCCTTCTATTACAAAAGCCGCGTCGCGGATGGTGGGTAGCTCCTGGAGGAAAAATGGAAAGCGGGGAAACAGTTCGAGATTCCGTAATCAGAGAATATCGCGAAGAAACAGGCCTGTTTTTGACCAATCCAATTTTAAAGGGAGTCTTCACCTTTATCATTAAAAATGGGAATCAGGTTGTATCAGAATGGATGATGTTTTCTTTTGTCAGCGATTCGTATACAGGAAAAGCACTTCAAGAATCGGAAGAAGGTATTTTAAAATGGCATGGCTTAAAAGAGATAAAGAATTTGCCAATGGCCCCAGGAGATCTTCACATTCTTGATTATTTATTAAAAGGCAACGGCCTTTTGCATGGCAGTTTTACGTATACACCTGACTTTGAACTGCTTTCCTATCGTCTGGATCCGCAGGGGTAA
- the rapZ gene encoding RNase adapter RapZ, which yields MASSTSHEIELVIITGMSGAGKTVAIQSFEDMGYFCVDNLPPSLLPKFLELMKESSSKMSKVAIVMDLRGREFFKTLIEALDEMSEVTWITPRILFLDAKDQILVTRYKETRRSHPLAASGLPLEGIGLERELLEELKGRSQIIYDTSQMKPKELREKIVQHFATNQGQTFTVNIMSFGFKYGLPIDADLVFDVRFLPNPYYIDYLRPMTGKDEEVSSYVMKWNETQKFLEKLTDLLTFMLPFYKREGKSQLVIAIGCTGGQHRSVTLADHLGNVFKEDYYTFVSHRDIEKKSRR from the coding sequence ATGGCTTCAAGTACATCTCACGAAATAGAGCTCGTAATTATTACCGGCATGTCAGGCGCCGGAAAAACGGTGGCTATTCAAAGCTTTGAGGATATGGGTTATTTTTGTGTCGATAACCTTCCTCCGTCCTTGCTTCCTAAATTTTTAGAGCTGATGAAGGAATCCAGCTCGAAAATGAGCAAGGTAGCCATCGTCATGGATCTTCGAGGACGCGAATTTTTCAAAACATTAATCGAAGCATTGGATGAAATGTCCGAAGTGACTTGGATAACACCACGAATTTTATTTTTGGATGCTAAAGATCAGATATTGGTGACAAGATATAAAGAAACAAGGCGTTCCCATCCACTCGCTGCAAGCGGGCTGCCTCTGGAAGGGATAGGTCTGGAACGAGAGCTGCTTGAGGAGCTGAAAGGCAGGTCGCAAATCATTTACGATACATCTCAAATGAAACCGAAAGAACTTCGAGAAAAAATCGTACAGCATTTTGCGACGAACCAGGGGCAAACCTTTACAGTCAATATCATGTCCTTCGGATTTAAATATGGGCTTCCGATTGATGCAGATTTGGTGTTCGATGTGAGATTTCTCCCCAACCCTTATTACATAGATTATTTGCGGCCAATGACAGGAAAAGATGAAGAAGTATCATCCTATGTCATGAAATGGAACGAAACTCAGAAATTCCTGGAAAAACTGACCGATCTTTTAACCTTTATGCTCCCTTTTTATAAAAGAGAAGGAAAAAGCCAGCTTGTAATAGCCATCGGCTGTACAGGAGGCCAGCACCGCTCAGTTACGCTTGCAGATCATCTTGGGAACGTTTTTAAAGAAGACTATTACACTTTCGTGTCTCATCGGGACATTGAAAAGAAAAGCAGGCGATAG
- the trxB gene encoding thioredoxin-disulfide reductase, giving the protein MSEEKIYDCIIIGAGPAGMTAAVYTSRANLSTLMIERGIPGGQMANTEDVENYPGFDSILGPELSNKMFDHAKKFGAEYAYGDIKEIVDGEEYKIVNAGNKEYKGRSVVITAGAEYKKLGIPGEQELGGRGVSYCAVCDGAFFKNKELVVVGGGDSAVEEGVYLTRFASKVTIVHRRDELRAQKILQQRAFDNEKIDFLWNKTVKEIHEDGGKVGKVTLVDTKTGEEQEFTCDGVFVYIGMLPLSKPFENLGITNAEGYIETNERMETKVDGIFAAGDIREKSLRQIVTATGDGSIAAQSVQHYVEELNEKLKAVN; this is encoded by the coding sequence ATGTCTGAAGAAAAGATTTATGATTGCATTATTATCGGAGCAGGACCTGCAGGCATGACTGCGGCTGTTTATACTTCCAGAGCCAATCTTTCGACATTAATGATTGAAAGAGGCATACCCGGAGGTCAAATGGCAAATACAGAAGATGTTGAAAATTATCCTGGGTTTGACAGCATTCTTGGTCCTGAGCTTTCAAATAAAATGTTTGATCATGCGAAAAAATTCGGTGCGGAATATGCGTATGGAGACATTAAAGAAATTGTCGATGGAGAAGAATACAAAATTGTCAATGCCGGAAACAAAGAATACAAAGGACGTTCAGTCGTTATCACAGCAGGTGCTGAATATAAAAAACTCGGTATTCCTGGTGAGCAGGAATTAGGAGGCCGCGGAGTTTCTTATTGTGCAGTTTGCGACGGAGCATTCTTCAAAAACAAAGAGCTTGTCGTGGTTGGCGGAGGCGACTCAGCAGTTGAAGAGGGAGTCTATCTTACCCGCTTTGCCTCAAAAGTGACGATTGTACACCGCCGAGATGAATTAAGAGCACAAAAAATTCTGCAGCAGCGTGCTTTTGATAATGAGAAAATTGATTTTCTCTGGAATAAAACTGTAAAAGAAATTCATGAGGACGGAGGAAAAGTCGGTAAGGTAACTCTAGTTGACACAAAAACGGGTGAAGAACAAGAATTTACCTGTGACGGTGTATTTGTTTATATCGGTATGCTTCCTCTATCCAAGCCGTTTGAAAATCTCGGCATCACCAATGCGGAAGGCTACATCGAGACAAATGAACGTATGGAAACAAAGGTTGATGGTATTTTTGCCGCAGGGGACATAAGAGAAAAATCGCTTCGCCAAATCGTCACCGCGACTGGTGACGGAAGTATCGCGGCGCAAAGCGTGCAGCATTACGTAGAGGAATTGAATGAGAAGCTGAAGGCTGTTAACTAA